The Candidatus Parvarchaeota archaeon DNA window ACCATTGGACTGAAGGTCACCGATTTAGGCGGGCCAACAATATCATTTACACTGTTTGGGCTTGCCCTTAAGTTCGGATTGATATTTTCTGTTGCCATCCTGACATACCCGCTGACATTTGTTATTATCGATGCTGTCGGTGTTGTATACGGCAAAAAGGAGGCTAAGAACATAATCAACATCGGGCTTGTTGCAATTGTAATTATGGCCATATTCACATTTATTTCCCTAACTGCACCCGCTGCTGCAAGGTTTGCATATGAAAAGGAGTATCAGGCCCTTTATGCGATTTCAGGAAGGATAATGATTGCAAGCCTTGTTGCCTACTGGATTTCACACGTTGTTGACATAAATGTTTTCCACGATTTGTGGGAAAAGTATAAAGGGAAGAAAATCTGGCTTGTGACAACAATCTCTAACGTGGTTGGCGAGTTTGTTGACACCATAATTTTCATGCTGCTTGCGTTCTATGGCGTTGCAGGCTTTCCCCTTGAATTCATTATCTCCATCTCAGTGCCCTGGTGGCTCTACAAGGTGTTTGCAAACATGCTGCACACGCCGCTTGTCTACTGGGCGATTGGCTGGCTGAAAAAGGACGACTAGGCGGGACTTTGGCTCCCACAATGCTTTTTTTAACTTAAGTTGGCAATTTTAGTGAAAGGATTAGGGGAGCGTTAGTTTCATCACGAGTTCCCTTATGGTAGTCGTTCCTTGAAGCTGAAAAATTAGCAGTTATTTTAGTTGCTGGTGATTTACTAAAGGGTTGAAAGCCTTAAGGGAGCATTTGATATGCTTGGTTCCCTTATGGCAGGGATGAAGACCTCAAGGGGAGCAAGTGACTAACTATGTTCCCCTTATGGTGGGGGGATGGGCTAACCTGGTATGCTGCCAGGTTTGGGACCTGGTGATCCGAGTTCAAATCTCGGTCCCCCCATTGCGCCAAAAAAGAGGAAAAAGAATTATAAAGTCTTGTTGTGAAAATTGT harbors:
- a CDS encoding queuosine precursor transporter, translating into MEFLPKFTKRQKLDLCYAFFVTCLIAANTIGLKVTDLGGPTISFTLFGLALKFGLIFSVAILTYPLTFVIIDAVGVVYGKKEAKNIINIGLVAIVIMAIFTFISLTAPAAARFAYEKEYQALYAISGRIMIASLVAYWISHVVDINVFHDLWEKYKGKKIWLVTTISNVVGEFVDTIIFMLLAFYGVAGFPLEFIISISVPWWLYKVFANMLHTPLVYWAIGWLKKDD